One window of the Sander lucioperca isolate FBNREF2018 chromosome 5, SLUC_FBN_1.2, whole genome shotgun sequence genome contains the following:
- the c1qtnf5 gene encoding complement C1q tumor necrosis factor-related protein 5, with amino-acid sequence MTSLRLLPLLQSLLLLQVHLSNQLEDNKIPPSLCTGHPGIPGSPGAHGSTGQPGRDGRDGRDAAPGEKGQKGDMGYPGETGVRGLTGDRGEPGEKGERGQSGECAVAPKSAFSVKLSEGLTSPITVGNVVRFDKVVLNEQGDYNAETGRFTCKVPGVYYFAVHATVYRASLQFDLMKNAHTVASYFQFYGNWPKPASLSGGSLLHLIPGDQVWVQMALSEYNGFYSSTKTDSTFTGFLVYSDWKNSAVFA; translated from the exons ATGACATCACTCCGGCTCTTGCCCTTATTGCagtccctccttctcctccaaGTCCATCTTTCCAACCAGTTAGAAGACAACAAGATCCCTCCCAGTCTGTGTACTGGTCACCCTGGTATCCCGGGCTCTCCTGGAGCTCATGGCAGTACTGGTCAGCCAGGGAGAGACGGGAGGGACGGGAGAGATGCTGCTCCAGGGGAGAAGGGACAGAAGGGAGACATGGGATACCCAG GTGAGACAGGAGTGCGTGGCTTGACCGGGGACAGAGGGGAGCCAGGAGAAAAAGGGGAGAGGGGGCAGTCAGGAGAGTGCGCGGTGGCCCCCAAATCAGCCTTCAGTGTCAAACTATCCGAGGGCCTCACTTCACCCATCACTGTGGGCAATGTAGTCCGCTTCGACAAAGTTGTGCTTAATGAACAGGGCGACTACAACGCAGAGACGGGACGCTTCACCTGCAAAGTGCCAGGAGTTTACTACTTTGCCGTTCACGCCACAGTCTACCGCGCCAGCCTCCAGTTTGACCTGAtgaaaaatgcacacacagtGGCATCTTATTTTCAGTTCTACGGCAACTGGCCCAAACCAGCGTCTCTTTCAGGCGGCTCCCTGCTCCACCTCATCCCTGGTGACCAGGTGTGGGTCCAGATGGCTCTGTCAGAGTACAATGGGTTTTACTCCAGCACCAAGACAGACAGCACCTTCACCGGCTTCCTGGTATACTCAGACTGGAAAAACTCTGCTGTGTTTGCATGA